A single window of Blochmannia endosymbiont of Camponotus nipponensis DNA harbors:
- the lgt gene encoding prolipoprotein diacylglyceryl transferase yields MQYIYSHVCNPVMLTIGPISLHWYGMMYGLGFLYAMWSLSYRIRYSNNILWTHKDVEYLLYLCFFGVLLGGRIGYVLCYQWSFFAQNLLWIFKIWEGGMSFHGGLVGVIISIKWFSIKKHQSFFQISDFVIPVVPFGLGLGRLGNFINGELWGRIAIDIPWAMLFPNSAYQDLLILPDHPTWQPLFNYYGSLPRHPSQLYEMFLEGIMLFIIINKFIRIPHPVGSVSGLFLVCYGVFRITAEFFRQPDSHLGLINDMVTMGQILSCPMIIFGTIILYLSYR; encoded by the coding sequence ATGCAGTATATTTATAGTCATGTATGTAATCCAGTGATGCTTACAATAGGGCCTATTTCGTTACATTGGTATGGTATGATGTACGGATTAGGTTTTTTGTATGCTATGTGGTCATTATCGTATCGTATACGTTATTCTAATAATATTTTATGGACCCATAAAGATGTAGAATATTTACTATATTTGTGTTTTTTTGGTGTGTTACTAGGAGGTCGTATTGGATATGTATTATGTTATCAGTGGTCTTTTTTTGCTCAAAATTTACTGTGGATTTTTAAGATATGGGAAGGAGGGATGTCTTTTCATGGTGGTTTAGTAGGAGTAATAATATCAATTAAATGGTTTTCTATAAAAAAACATCAATCTTTTTTTCAAATATCAGATTTTGTTATTCCAGTAGTACCGTTCGGATTAGGCCTTGGTAGGTTAGGAAATTTTATTAATGGAGAATTATGGGGTCGCATAGCCATTGATATTCCTTGGGCTATGTTATTTCCTAATTCTGCGTATCAAGATTTATTGATATTACCAGATCACCCTACATGGCAACCGTTATTTAATTATTATGGTTCGTTGCCTCGTCATCCATCTCAATTATATGAAATGTTTTTGGAAGGAATAATGTTATTTATTATCATAAATAAGTTTATTCGTATACCACATCCTGTAGGTAGTGTATCTGGTTTATTTCTTGTTTGTTACGGTGTGTTTCGTATTACAGCAGAATTTTTTCGTCAGCCTGATAGTCATTTAGGATTAATTAATGATATGGTTACTATGGGACAAATTTTGTCATGTCCTATGATTATATTTGGAACAATTATACTCTATCTGTCTTACAGATAA
- the prfB gene encoding peptide chain release factor 2 (programmed frameshift), which produces MLNRALSLRMIFNYNLKKKHLQIISAELKSPGVWNNPKIAKVLSQKSSSLKNFINVVDQLIKDLSDLNDLLELIEKYDDTLVNEIHDQLIDLERILSQLEISRMFIGKYDDSNCYVDIQSGSGGIEAQDWAGMLLRMYLRWMNHKGFIIDITEESVGEVTGIKSATIQVVGPYAYGWLRTESGVHRLVRKSPFDSSGRRHTSFASVFVYPESDDSININIRPEDLRCDVYRASGAGGQHVNRTESAVRITHIPTNIVTQCQSDRSQHKNKNQAMKQLKAKLYELELQKKNDEKKMRENNKVNITWGSQIRSYILDSSRVKDLRTGFEKRNIKAVLDGDLDDFIKISIKKIIK; this is translated from the exons ATGTTAAATAGAGCG TTAAGTTTAAGGATGATTTTTAACTATAATCTTAAGAAAAAACATTTACAGATAATTAGCGCTGAACTAAAATCACCTGGTGTTTGGAATAATCCTAAAATAGCAAAAGTTCTAAGTCAGAAATCTTCTTCTTTAAAAAATTTTATTAACGTTGTTGATCAACTTATTAAAGATTTATCGGATTTAAATGATTTATTAGAATTAATCGAGAAATATGATGATACCTTGGTGAATGAAATTCATGATCAGTTAATTGATTTAGAACGTATATTATCTCAGTTAGAGATTAGTCGTATGTTTATAGGAAAATATGATGACTCTAATTGTTATGTTGATATTCAATCGGGGTCTGGAGGTATAGAAGCGCAAGATTGGGCTGGCATGTTGTTACGTATGTATTTGCGTTGGATGAATCATAAAGGTTTCATAATTGATATTACTGAAGAATCAGTAGGAGAGGTTACTGGGATAAAATCTGCTACTATTCAAGTTGTTGGGCCTTATGCATACGGTTGGCTGCGTACTGAATCTGGCGTTCATAGGTTAGTTCGCAAAAGTCCTTTTGATTCTTCTGGAAGACGTCATACTTCATTTGCTTCAGTTTTCGTATATCCAGAATCGGATGATAGTATAAATATTAACATTCGTCCAGAAGATTTGCGTTGTGATGTTTACCGAGCTTCTGGAGCAGGAGGGCAACATGTTAATCGCACGGAGTCTGCAGTACGTATTACGCATATACCAACCAATATAGTTACTCAATGTCAAAGTGATCGTTCACAACATAAAAATAAAAATCAGGCAATGAAACAATTAAAGGCTAAATTATATGAACTGGAATTACAAAAGAAGAACGATGAAAAAAAAATGAGAGAAAATAATAAAGTAAATATTACCTGGGGTAGTCAAATACGATCGTATATTTTAGATAGTTCTAGAGTTAAAGATTTACGCACTGGTTTTGAAAAACGTAATATTAAAGCTGTTTTAGATGGAGATCTAGACGATTTTATAAAAATTAGCATTAAAAAAATAATTAAGTGA
- the rppH gene encoding RNA pyrophosphohydrolase has product MIDNSGYRLNVGIVLCNTHEQVLWARKCKQHYCWQFPQGGINIGETPEQAMYRELFEEIGLNYQDVRILSSTQNWIRYKLPKKLIRWKIRPICLGQKQKWFLLKLLSKDTRINIRNNKVYTFDSWKWVSLWYPIRQVVFFKRNVYRKVMQEFVDTIIS; this is encoded by the coding sequence GTGATTGATAATAGCGGTTACCGATTAAATGTAGGGATTGTGTTGTGTAATACTCATGAACAAGTATTGTGGGCTAGGAAATGTAAACAACATTATTGTTGGCAATTTCCTCAAGGGGGAATTAATATTGGGGAAACTCCTGAGCAAGCTATGTATAGGGAATTGTTTGAAGAAATAGGATTGAATTATCAAGATGTGCGTATTTTGTCTTCAACACAAAACTGGATACGTTATAAGCTCCCTAAAAAATTAATTCGTTGGAAAATTAGACCAATTTGCTTAGGACAAAAGCAAAAGTGGTTTTTACTAAAGCTTTTATCTAAAGATACACGAATTAATATCAGAAATAATAAAGTGTATACATTCGATAGTTGGAAGTGGGTTAGTTTATGGTATCCTATACGCCAGGTCGTATTTTTTAAAAGAAATGTGTATAGAAAAGTTATGCAAGAATTTGTTGATACGATCATATCATAA
- the lysS gene encoding lysine--tRNA ligase: MSKFNIDDELNIRRKKLSQLRKTDVAFPNDFRRDFISNELHKKYAHTSNAELIQLNIEVSIAGRIISQRIMGKASFITLRDAEGCMQLYITASSLEKNLYNKSIKQWDLGDILGARGTLFRTRTGELSVYCKEIRLLTKSLRPLPDKFHGLNNQETKYRQRYLDLIVNEHTREIFRMRSLIISEIRQFMKQHNFMEVETPMMHTIAGGAIAHPFITHHNKLGMDMYLRIAPELYLKKLVIGGFERIFEINRSFRNEGISCYHNPEFTMMEVYMAYADYRDIIALVQNLLCSVTRRVLGSNIVRYGNYELNFKHPFAQISIKEAIFYYLPETRSQNIDDIYTAISIAKLFGIKVKNCWTLNEIHMAIFEEAVEKKIIQPTCITSYPIEMSPLARRSDNNPKFADRFELFIAGREIGNGFSELNDPEDQKERFLKQSDEKKDKNNTNFYVNYDEDYLIALEYGLPPTAGIGIGIDRLIMLLTDKHTIRDVILFPTLRPK, from the coding sequence ATGTCAAAATTTAATATCGATGATGAATTAAATATTCGTCGGAAAAAATTATCTCAACTCCGTAAAACAGACGTAGCATTTCCAAATGATTTTCGTCGTGATTTTATCTCTAATGAACTACACAAAAAATATGCTCATACATCCAATGCAGAATTAATACAGTTAAATATTGAAGTAAGTATAGCAGGACGCATAATAAGTCAGCGAATCATGGGAAAAGCATCTTTTATCACTTTACGAGATGCTGAAGGTTGTATGCAGTTATATATTACTGCTAGTTCATTAGAAAAAAATTTATATAATAAGAGTATAAAACAATGGGACTTAGGAGATATTCTGGGAGCGCGCGGTACACTGTTTAGAACACGTACTGGGGAATTATCAGTATATTGCAAAGAAATTCGTTTATTAACTAAATCATTACGCCCATTGCCAGATAAATTTCATGGTTTAAATAATCAAGAAACAAAATACCGTCAAAGATATTTGGATTTAATTGTTAATGAACATACAAGAGAAATATTTAGAATGCGTTCTTTAATTATTTCTGAGATACGTCAGTTTATGAAACAACATAATTTCATGGAAGTAGAGACACCAATGATGCATACAATTGCAGGAGGGGCTATAGCACATCCTTTCATTACGCATCATAATAAATTAGGAATGGATATGTATTTACGTATCGCTCCAGAATTATATTTAAAAAAATTGGTGATAGGTGGTTTTGAGCGAATATTTGAAATAAATCGTAGTTTTCGTAATGAAGGAATTTCCTGTTATCATAATCCTGAATTTACAATGATGGAAGTATATATGGCTTATGCTGATTATCGTGATATAATTGCTTTGGTGCAAAATTTATTATGTTCAGTAACACGAAGAGTATTAGGTAGTAATATTGTACGTTATGGAAATTATGAATTGAATTTTAAACATCCTTTTGCTCAAATAAGTATAAAAGAAGCTATCTTTTATTACTTACCAGAAACTAGATCTCAAAATATAGATGATATATATACTGCTATTTCTATTGCAAAATTATTTGGAATTAAGGTCAAAAATTGTTGGACGTTAAACGAAATACATATGGCTATTTTTGAAGAAGCAGTAGAAAAAAAAATTATTCAACCAACTTGTATTACTTCTTATCCGATAGAAATGTCTCCATTAGCACGTCGTAGTGATAATAATCCAAAGTTTGCGGATCGTTTTGAATTGTTCATCGCTGGGAGGGAAATAGGAAATGGTTTTTCAGAATTAAATGACCCAGAAGATCAAAAAGAACGTTTTTTAAAACAATCCGATGAGAAAAAAGATAAAAACAACACTAATTTTTATGTAAATTACGATGAAGATTATTTAATCGCATTAGAATATGGATTACCTCCTACTGCAGGTATTGGAATAGGAATTGATCGTTTAATAATGTTGCTAACTGACAAACATACTATTCGTGATGTAATTCTATTTCCTACACTTCGTCCAAAATAA
- the recC gene encoding exodeoxyribonuclease V subunit gamma, with protein MSDRLLPDPMQSEIILTEHSIIDQWIQMELANHFGIACNITFMTLTSFIQNISNVIEPNNSFVNHFSHSIMYWKFMEILSHKQIVKNFPIIEKYLYNDINQKKIGQFSEQLAKLFTQYLIYRPDWLHSWQSNKTINHLDDDTHQIWQSKIWRIFLENIRCSQHESNSNISPLQRCINFFKTTQKVNCDLPNRIFICGITSISPIHWKILKLLSYHIDIYLWFINSCYHNLIDVFVQSSRSVTQQKKQSYNNNVLCSSSSVSVCCSSCNNYPNVNHPLLNSWGNVVCNFLSLFSQLKNKIELKSFVIPKKDSLLHIVQKDILEFHSHTTNEKLQYNTAVLKNNKRYILELEDQSITCHVCHSIQREVEVLHDNLLSMMVNESSLSPGDILVMAPDIHCYVSAIQITFNNTQGRHLPFNITIDKYKNNKHPIISSFLNILNIPYSRFTSEEIFSFLKVSSIASRFNLRKEEIKLLFQWIISSGVRWGLDDITMHNFNLPITSQNTWNFGLTRMLLGYAIKNQHDTCWEGIFPHEDMINGENTNIIGQLGEFLKILKKWRDRFSYSYTLLEWRSYFKELFDDFFLCDHLDSEDNKVLLFLKNCCRNILESGIQAEYLQVISITALRDKLCYKLNKDAAVYRFVPNVINFCDITSNFCIPCKIVCFLGMNDNTFPRNTVSPDFNLMVKNPRKNDKNIYEQDCYAFLLAFLLAQQRVYISFIGRSIYDNTMNYPSVLIDELFEYIALNFYLKDHKHMALDINIKYIRQHLYHWYNPFPFSPENFNPDNTRQSFAEEWLPKININKNNSLLIYPNFNTPLSYCSVKTIDFQDLYNFYRHPVRMWFQKRLNVRFDQNILQLSNYEPFSVDALNHYELNIKLIDYLIHNKNANELYHSIHASGVLPYGPFGELYWIKQQKKMIILANQIKKYYCVEKHNLNISLKFDTVTLVGQLTAIQKDGLIRWKPQYLSMKDILLLWLEHITFCSIGGKGDSRLFGMNDIWHFPNLSELYAKNLLSTLILGYCTGLNTPLLLLYRAGGAWINHVFDWNTRMILLDSSYQQDARCKLIQVWKGSKYSLFRESCDPYLSKLIPFDLNEEDVNKITKVAKRYFFDAMKNRVI; from the coding sequence ATGTCGGATAGATTACTACCTGATCCAATGCAATCCGAAATAATATTGACAGAGCATAGTATTATAGATCAATGGATACAGATGGAACTAGCCAATCACTTTGGCATTGCATGTAATATCACATTTATGACCTTAACGTCTTTCATTCAGAATATTTCTAATGTAATAGAGCCCAATAATTCTTTTGTGAATCATTTTTCTCATTCTATTATGTATTGGAAATTTATGGAAATATTATCTCACAAGCAGATAGTAAAAAATTTCCCTATCATAGAAAAATATTTATACAACGATATCAATCAAAAAAAAATAGGTCAATTTTCCGAGCAACTTGCCAAATTATTTACTCAGTATTTAATATATCGTCCAGATTGGTTGCATAGTTGGCAATCTAATAAAACAATAAATCATTTAGATGATGATACACATCAAATTTGGCAATCAAAAATATGGCGTATATTCTTGGAAAATATAAGATGCAGTCAACATGAATCAAATAGCAATATAAGTCCTTTACAACGTTGTATCAATTTTTTTAAAACTACTCAAAAGGTGAACTGTGATTTGCCAAACAGAATATTTATTTGTGGCATAACGTCCATATCTCCTATACATTGGAAAATATTGAAACTTTTAAGTTACCATATTGATATTTACTTGTGGTTTATAAATTCTTGTTATCACAATTTGATTGATGTATTTGTTCAAAGTTCACGTTCTGTAACACAACAAAAAAAACAATCATATAATAATAATGTATTATGCTCATCTTCGTCTGTTTCTGTTTGTTGTTCTAGTTGTAATAATTATCCTAATGTAAATCATCCTTTATTAAATTCATGGGGTAATGTTGTTTGTAATTTTTTATCTTTATTTTCTCAATTAAAAAATAAAATTGAACTAAAATCTTTTGTTATCCCTAAAAAAGATTCTTTACTGCACATTGTGCAAAAGGATATTTTAGAATTTCACAGTCACACAACAAATGAAAAGCTTCAATATAATACTGCAGTATTAAAAAATAATAAAAGATACATATTAGAATTAGAGGATCAATCAATTACTTGTCATGTTTGCCATAGTATTCAGAGGGAAGTAGAAGTATTGCATGATAATTTATTGTCTATGATGGTAAATGAATCATCGTTGTCCCCAGGAGATATCCTAGTTATGGCTCCTGATATACATTGTTATGTATCAGCGATTCAAATTACATTTAACAATACACAAGGTCGACATTTACCATTTAATATTACAATAGATAAATATAAAAACAATAAACATCCCATTATATCAAGTTTTCTTAATATACTTAACATACCATATAGTCGATTTACGTCTGAGGAAATTTTTTCATTTTTGAAGGTATCATCTATTGCATCTCGATTCAATTTACGTAAGGAAGAAATCAAATTATTGTTTCAATGGATTATTTCATCTGGTGTTAGGTGGGGTCTTGATGATATTACCATGCATAATTTTAATTTACCTATTACTAGTCAAAATACCTGGAATTTTGGATTAACCCGAATGTTATTAGGTTATGCTATAAAAAATCAACATGATACCTGTTGGGAGGGAATTTTTCCACATGAGGATATGATAAACGGAGAAAATACTAACATTATTGGTCAATTAGGCGAATTTTTAAAAATATTAAAAAAGTGGAGGGACCGATTTAGTTATTCTTATACATTGTTAGAATGGAGATCTTATTTTAAAGAGTTGTTTGATGATTTTTTTCTTTGTGATCATTTAGATTCAGAAGACAACAAAGTTTTACTTTTTTTAAAAAATTGCTGTAGAAATATATTAGAATCAGGTATACAAGCAGAATACCTCCAGGTTATAAGTATAACGGCCCTGAGGGATAAATTATGTTATAAATTAAATAAAGATGCTGCGGTGTATCGATTTGTACCAAATGTAATTAATTTTTGTGATATTACTTCGAATTTTTGTATTCCTTGTAAAATAGTGTGTTTTTTAGGTATGAATGATAATACATTTCCTCGTAATACAGTATCGCCAGACTTTAATTTAATGGTGAAAAATCCACGTAAAAATGATAAAAATATATATGAACAGGATTGTTATGCATTTTTATTAGCATTTTTGTTGGCTCAACAGAGGGTATATATTAGTTTTATTGGACGTTCAATTTATGATAATACGATGAATTATCCTTCTGTATTAATTGATGAATTATTTGAATATATTGCTTTAAATTTTTATTTAAAAGACCATAAACATATGGCATTAGATATTAATATAAAATATATACGTCAGCATTTATATCACTGGTACAATCCATTTCCTTTTTCACCTGAAAATTTTAATCCTGATAATACTAGACAAAGTTTTGCCGAAGAATGGTTACCCAAAATAAATATTAATAAAAATAATTCTCTATTGATTTATCCAAATTTTAATACCCCTCTTTCTTATTGTTCTGTGAAAACAATAGATTTTCAAGATTTATATAATTTTTATCGCCATCCAGTGCGTATGTGGTTTCAAAAACGTTTAAATGTGCGTTTTGATCAAAATATATTACAGTTATCGAACTATGAACCTTTTTCTGTGGATGCATTAAATCATTATGAACTAAATATAAAATTAATTGATTATCTAATACATAATAAAAATGCTAATGAATTATACCATAGTATACATGCTTCTGGAGTTTTGCCTTATGGTCCATTTGGAGAGCTGTATTGGATTAAACAACAAAAAAAAATGATAATATTAGCAAATCAAATAAAAAAATATTATTGTGTTGAAAAACACAATCTGAATATTTCTTTAAAATTTGATACTGTTACACTAGTTGGACAGTTAACTGCAATTCAAAAGGATGGATTAATACGTTGGAAACCTCAATATCTTTCTATGAAAGATATATTGCTGTTATGGTTAGAACATATAACATTTTGTTCTATAGGTGGGAAAGGAGATAGCCGATTATTTGGTATGAACGACATATGGCATTTTCCTAATTTATCAGAATTGTATGCAAAAAATTTATTATCAACTTTAATATTAGGATATTGCACTGGGTTAAATACTCCACTATTATTATTATATCGGGCCGGGGGGGCTTGGATAAATCATGTGTTTGACTGGAATACTAGAATGATATTGTTGGATTCATCTTATCAGCAAGATGCACGTTGCAAATTAATACAAGTCTGGAAAGGCAGCAAGTATTCATTATTTAGGGAAAGTTGTGATCCATATTTAAGTAAGCTTATTCCATTTGATTTAAATGAAGAGGATGTAAATAAAATAACTAAAGTTGCAAAACGTTACTTCTTTGATGCAATGAAAAATAGAGTAATATAA
- the recD gene encoding exodeoxyribonuclease V subunit alpha — MKDIVKKFLQLELWNSLDIQFSNVLTLPISENNRYKKKEALILASATLSANVRSGHVCLPLCLLTPDRLFQGHYPELTHAISKKLGPLSIEDWQELLLSCSAVSNGSRITPLVLENQRLYLYHMWQDECIVAQFFNHKYQSNILKKEKIIYVLNQLFPINYTEIDWHKIATAIGITHQRVLISGGPGTGKTSIITKIIAALLLCNDNNHLNIKITAPTGKAAALLSESFNTTINNIPQLKQLCLCNLPEKATTLHSLLGKQLYKKNIQHNYSNLTHLDLLIIDESSMISLSMLAQVVLALSSKTKVIFFGDQHQLCSVEPGSVFKDMCQFANFHYSHKRHQELMDLTGCILPNISYSASSVHYNYNSIIDGTCILKKNYRFSKSSGINQLANAINSGDYNRTLSLLHSNIYKDLHYIYCAEKENYITMLIKCAMAYSSYLQKLQHVKTLTTNILEIFNHYRILCALRDGPFGVIRINYYIEQILNERGLIQVHKSGNYIGRPIVILRNKPSLGLCNGDVGVLLLNNQNKLSAYFLLPHNNIKIIQIYQLPEYETCFAMTIHKAQGSEFQHIAIILPNKHSPVLTRELLYTAVTRARQCLFLYATNHIIIRSITLVTQRHSGLYDKIKKHIMLHDLIN, encoded by the coding sequence ATGAAAGATATTGTGAAAAAATTTTTACAATTAGAGCTGTGGAATTCATTAGATATACAATTCTCTAATGTATTAACTCTACCTATTTCTGAAAATAATCGATATAAAAAAAAAGAAGCATTAATTTTAGCTAGTGCAACCTTAAGTGCTAATGTTAGATCTGGTCATGTTTGTTTACCGTTATGTTTACTTACTCCTGATAGATTATTTCAAGGACATTATCCTGAATTAACACATGCAATATCTAAAAAATTAGGACCATTATCAATAGAGGATTGGCAAGAATTATTACTCTCTTGTTCCGCAGTAAGCAATGGATCACGAATAACCCCATTAGTATTGGAAAATCAACGGTTGTATTTATATCACATGTGGCAAGATGAATGCATAGTCGCTCAATTTTTTAATCATAAATATCAATCAAATATTTTAAAAAAAGAAAAAATAATTTACGTATTAAATCAGTTATTTCCTATAAATTATACAGAAATCGATTGGCACAAAATAGCTACCGCCATAGGAATAACACATCAAAGAGTGTTAATTTCTGGAGGACCTGGGACTGGAAAAACATCGATCATAACTAAAATAATAGCAGCATTATTGCTATGCAACGATAATAATCATCTAAATATCAAAATAACTGCTCCAACAGGAAAGGCTGCAGCCCTGTTAAGTGAATCTTTTAATACAACAATAAATAATATTCCACAATTAAAACAACTTTGCTTATGTAATTTACCAGAAAAAGCTACTACCTTACACAGTTTACTTGGAAAACAGCTATATAAAAAAAACATCCAACATAATTATTCAAATCTCACGCATTTAGATCTTTTAATTATTGACGAATCTTCTATGATTAGTTTATCTATGTTAGCTCAAGTAGTTTTAGCGTTATCATCTAAAACAAAAGTTATTTTTTTTGGAGATCAACATCAATTATGTTCAGTAGAACCTGGATCCGTATTTAAAGATATGTGTCAATTCGCTAATTTTCATTATTCTCACAAACGTCACCAAGAACTTATGGATCTTACAGGATGTATATTACCTAATATATCTTATTCTGCATCATCCGTACATTACAATTATAACAGTATAATTGATGGCACATGTATACTAAAGAAAAATTACAGATTTAGTAAAAGCTCAGGAATTAATCAATTAGCTAATGCTATAAATTCAGGAGATTATAATCGTACGTTGTCATTATTACACTCAAACATATATAAGGATTTACATTATATCTATTGTGCAGAAAAAGAAAATTACATAACTATGCTTATTAAATGCGCAATGGCATATTCCAGTTATTTACAAAAATTACAACACGTTAAAACATTAACAACAAATATTTTAGAAATTTTCAATCATTATCGAATATTATGTGCATTACGTGACGGCCCATTTGGAGTGATAAGAATTAATTATTATATTGAACAAATACTAAATGAAAGAGGATTAATCCAAGTACATAAGTCTGGTAATTATATAGGCAGGCCTATTGTCATACTTCGCAATAAGCCATCATTAGGTTTATGTAATGGAGATGTTGGAGTGTTGTTGTTAAATAATCAAAATAAACTATCTGCATATTTTCTACTACCACATAACAATATAAAAATTATACAAATATATCAATTGCCAGAATATGAAACTTGCTTTGCTATGACTATACACAAAGCACAAGGATCTGAATTTCAACATATCGCAATAATATTACCTAACAAACATTCGCCAGTGCTAACACGCGAATTATTATATACTGCTGTCACCAGAGCTCGTCAATGTCTTTTTCTATATGCAACGAATCATATAATAATACGTAGTATTACTCTAGTCACACAACGCCATAGTGGATTATACGACAAAATAAAGAAACATATAATGTTGCATGATTTAATAAATTAA
- the lysA gene encoding diaminopimelate decarboxylase translates to MTYNALTHINTLSYEKLIKLHKKYKGPVWVYDASVIVNRITQLQQFDVVRYAQKSCSNIHILRLMYNHGVKVDSVSLGEIERALLAGFKTGKQSDEIVFTADILEEETLLRILELNITVNVGSIDMLAQLGACSPRHKIWLRINPGFGYGHNQKTNTGGENSKHGIWHEDILKALSYIHHYDLQLVGLHMHIGSGVQYDHLSKVCNAMIHQILKHKIDVQVISAGGGLTIPYQDDDIILDINHYFHLWNNTRKRISQHLHHTVTLEIEPGRFLVAESGMLITQIRAVKDMGRRHFVLVDAGYNDLMRPVMYGSYHHISLVPGDNRSITSEALRDTVVGGPLCESGDVFTQSMNGTILARKLPCSTKVGDYLIFHDTGAYGASMSSNYNTRPLLPEVLFENGQIRQIRRKQKLEDLFMLETIE, encoded by the coding sequence ATGACATACAATGCATTAACCCATATCAATACCCTTTCCTATGAAAAATTAATAAAATTACATAAAAAATATAAAGGACCAGTATGGGTATATGACGCCTCAGTTATAGTTAATCGTATTACACAATTACAACAATTTGATGTTGTACGATATGCTCAAAAATCTTGTTCTAATATTCATATCTTGCGATTGATGTATAATCATGGAGTTAAAGTAGATTCTGTTTCTTTAGGAGAAATTGAACGCGCATTATTAGCCGGTTTTAAAACGGGAAAGCAAAGTGATGAAATAGTTTTCACTGCTGATATTTTAGAGGAAGAAACATTATTGAGAATATTAGAACTAAATATTACTGTTAATGTAGGCTCGATAGACATGTTAGCACAATTGGGCGCTTGTTCCCCTAGACATAAAATATGGTTACGTATTAATCCTGGATTTGGATATGGACATAATCAAAAGACTAATACTGGAGGAGAAAATAGTAAACATGGTATTTGGCATGAAGATATTCTAAAAGCTTTATCTTACATTCACCATTATGATCTACAATTGGTTGGGTTGCATATGCATATCGGTTCTGGAGTGCAGTATGATCATTTATCTAAGGTATGTAATGCAATGATCCATCAAATTTTAAAACACAAAATAGATGTACAGGTTATTTCTGCTGGAGGGGGATTAACAATACCGTATCAAGATGATGATATAATTTTAGATATAAATCATTATTTTCATTTGTGGAATAATACAAGGAAACGTATTAGTCAGCATTTGCATCATACAGTAACATTGGAAATAGAACCTGGTCGCTTTCTTGTTGCTGAATCAGGGATGTTAATTACACAAATTAGAGCGGTAAAAGACATGGGTCGTCGTCATTTTGTATTAGTAGATGCAGGATATAATGATTTAATGCGTCCAGTAATGTACGGTAGTTACCATCATATTTCATTGGTGCCTGGAGACAATCGTAGTATTACTTCAGAGGCATTACGTGATACTGTTGTTGGTGGTCCATTATGTGAATCTGGAGATGTTTTTACACAAAGTATGAATGGAACAATATTAGCACGTAAGTTACCTTGTTCAACAAAAGTAGGGGATTATTTAATATTTCACGACACTGGTGCATATGGTGCTTCTATGTCTTCTAATTATAATACTCGTCCGTTATTACCAGAAGTTTTATTTGAAAATGGACAAATTCGTCAAATTCGTCGAAAACAAAAATTGGAAGATCTATTTATGTTAGAAACAATAGAATAA